From the genome of Nicotiana sylvestris chromosome 2, ASM39365v2, whole genome shotgun sequence, one region includes:
- the LOC104232809 gene encoding probable pectinesterase/pectinesterase inhibitor 40, whose protein sequence is MEGKEMGIFIIILVMFWWGAGNCMTFSSTVAEDGTGNFTTITDAVNAAPSQSATLFFIHVKAGTYNENVVVPNYKTNICLVGDGMGITIISSNKSGSSVAGTATLGVYGKGFIGMKMTIRNTAGAGAGQSAALTSAAFHGFASYYQCRFESFQDTIFAQVGAQFFRECEVYGTIDFISGDGQAIFQNSVVYARTPVPGQEVTIIAAGLDNITTNPGLILQNCTITPAPDFNKSAVKSYLGRPWKNLGRGVVMSSFIDGFIDPQGWLQKPDVANTYFAEYNNRGPGSNTTGRLNWSKVIDKTEASKFTVRNFLQGDKWIPDIIPYYLDLNDDEDSV, encoded by the exons ATGGAAGGCAAAGAAATGGGAATTTTCATAATAATATTGGTGATGTTTTGGTGGGGTGCAGGGAATTGTATGACTTTCTCTTCAACAGTTGCAGAGGATGGGACAGGCAACTTCACAACAATAACTGATGCTGTAAATGCAGCTCCTTCTCAGAGTGCAACACTATTCTTTATACATGTCAAAGCAGGCACTTACAATGAAAATGTCGTTGTTCctaattataaaactaacatatgCCTTGTTGGTGATGGTATGGGAATCACCATAATTTCTTCAAATAAAAGCGGCAGCTCAGTAGCTGGTACAGCAACATTAG GAGTATATGGAAAAGGTTTCATTGGAATGAAGATGACAATTAGAAATACAGCAGGGGCAGGAGCTGGACAATCGGCTGCATTGACTAGTGCAGCTTTTCATGGTTTCGCTTCATATTATCAATGTCGTTTTGAGAGTTTCCAGGATACCATTTTCGCGCAAGTAGGTGCGCAATTTTTCAGAGAATGCGAAGTTTATGGCACCATAGATTTTATCTCTGGTGATGGACAAGCCATTTTTCAAAATAGTGTAGTTTATGCTAGAACACCTGTACCAGGACAAGAAGTCACAATAATTGCCGCAGGTTTAGACAACATAACTACGAATCCAGGGCTAATTCTTCAGAATTGTACAATAACTCCTGCACCAGATTTTAATAAGTCAGCAGTGAAGAGTTACTTAGGCAGACCATGGAAGAACCTAGGAAGGGGAGTAGTTATGTCAAGTTTTATTGATGGCTTCATAGACCCCCAAGGTTGGCTTCAAAAACCCGATGTCGCAAACACATATTTTGCAGAGTATAATAACAGAGGACCGGGGTCTAATACGACAGGAAGGTTAAATTGGTCAAAAGTCATCGATAAAACTGAAGCCTCCAAATTTACAGTGCGCAACTTCCTCCAAGGTGATAAATGGATCCCCGACATAATCCCATATTATCTTGATCTTAATGATGATGAGGATTCTGTTTAG
- the LOC138885107 gene encoding uncharacterized protein: MDLDFALIEQNSAEPTTTSTVDEKAKYEKWMKANKLSLMIMNRSISDHTKGAIKDNGNAKDFLSAIGQKFLESDKAEIGSLIDSLSTIKYDLVGSVRDHIMKLANIATKSNNLGVTITDDFLVHQSLRSLPEQFNQLKTTYNAQKDKWSVDELITVCVVQEGRIQKEKVEGIVNLVSSSRSADYPSYKRKGGPKFHKRKHGQSHHPGGNSGHTNKPGINQG; encoded by the coding sequence ATGGACCTGGACTTTGCATTGATTGAACAGAATTCCGCTGAACCCACAACTACTAGCACTGTTGATGAAAAGGCTAAGTATGAGAAATGGATGAAGGCTAACAAATTGAGTCTCATGATCATGAATAGATCTATTTCTGATCACACAAAAGGTGCAATTAAGGATAATGGGAATGCAAAAGATTTCTTGAGTGCCATTGGACAGAAATTCTTAGAATCTGATAAAGCTGAGATAGGTAGCCTGATTGATTCCCTGTCTACCATAAAGTATGACCTTGTAGGTAGTGTCCGTGATCATATTATGAAATTGGCTAACATTGCTACCAAATCGAACAATTTAGGTGTAACCATTACCGATGATTTTCTTGTTCACCAATCTCTAAGGTCCCTTCCTGAGCAGTTTAACCAACTTAAGACAACCTATAATGCACAAAAAGATAAGTGGAGTGTTGATGAGCTTATTACTGTTTGTGTGGTACAGGAAGGGAGGATCCAAAAGGAGAAAGTTGAGGGTATAGTGAACCTTGTTAGTTCGTCTAGATCAGCTGATTATCCCTCTTATAAAAGAAAAGGTGGACCCAAATTTCACAAAAGGAAACATGGCCAGTCTCATCATCCAGGTGGTAATAGTGGTCATACTAATAAGCCTGGTATTAACCAAGGTTAG